A genomic window from Brassica oleracea var. oleracea cultivar TO1000 chromosome C8, BOL, whole genome shotgun sequence includes:
- the LOC106308380 gene encoding glutathione S-transferase T3-like, giving the protein MDTFSLSSPGFVNLLSSQSSQTVEVGSSEVPKPAAERRKWTTQEDIVLISAWLNTSKDPIVSNQQKLFWRRIEDYFNASAQLGGFPPREWSQCKQRWGRVNEQVCKFVGSYEAALKEQSSGQNENDVMKSAHDIFFNDYQAKFTLEHAWRELRYDQKWRSNSISRDGAKEKMKEAAETVPDSDEARPPGVKACKAAKRKKHGNEAAFDRLESILETKQNLSKQKILDRLLSKNIASLSEAEVALKDKLVSEML; this is encoded by the coding sequence ATGGATACGTTTTCACTAAGTTCTCCCGGTTTTGTGAACCTATTATCTTCCCAGTCCAGTCAAACCGTAGAAGTAGGGTCGTCTGAGGTTCCTAAACCGGCTGCTGAAAGGAGAAAGTGGACGACTCAAGAAGACATTGTCCTCATCAGTGCCTGGTTAAACACAAGTAAAGATCCCATAGTTAGTAACCAGCAGAAACTGTTTTGGAGAAGAATAGAGGATTACTTTAATGCAAGCGCTCAGCTCGGTGGCTTTCCACCTAGAGAGTGGAGTCAGTGTAAGCAGAGGTGGGGAAGGGTGAATGAACAAGTGTGTAAATTTGTGGGAAGCTATGAGGCAGCATTGAAGGAGCAATCTAGTGGGCAGAACGAGAATGATGTCATGAAGTCAGCTCATGACATCTTCTTTAACGACTACCAGGCGAAGTTTACACTTGAACACGCGTGGAGGGAGCTGAGGTATGATCAGAAGTGGAGATCGAACTCTATATCAAGAGATGGTGCAAAGGAGAAAATGAAGGAAGCTGCGGAGACGGTGCCTGACTCGGATGAGGCTAGGCCTCCTGGCGTTAAGGCTTGCAAAGCAGCCAAACGCAAGAAGCATGGCAATGAAGCTGCATTTGATCGCCTGGAGAGCATTCTAGAGACGAAACAGAATCTTTCGAAACAGAAAATACTTGATCGTCTCCTCTCTAAGAACATAGCTAGTCTAAGTGAAGCTGAGGTCGCTTTGAAGGACAAACTTGTTTCTGAGATGCTTTAG
- the LOC106312788 gene encoding F-box protein SKIP16-like, whose translation MGLEEAGDLVLHIILSKIGPENTARVACVSKRLKVSASEDSLWSIFCSLDLNISTPLDPHGDPSPSFKMAYQSWRESFIMYPWHLVKRVSHCWDNLKLWLSLNFPEAEATLRKGATEEDLEEFESALKVKLPLPTRLLYRFVDGQEPPPPSSSPSSGLDGSLGLIGGYSVYSHDVNVYLLPLKEVIRETNETMSDLGVSNGSNFIAVAASATASLKMFFLDCSDGQLYTRTSTRQMLPCVPEINGDQQQDGMLRWLEEHGRRLQSGVIKVREEDNIKSISLFPEVPPLCSVAVTNGVQVRASSVFIPEVSNLRAQPPAYWYAYSIRMSLVPEGCFLNGRHHSSCQLYWRHWIIRADDEVIDKVNGEAVIGKYPLLQAEEEEFVYESCSNFPTTSGSIEGSFTFIPGSLKDPKGSQFEVKVEEFPLKLPDYIF comes from the exons ATGGGTCTAGAGGAAGCTGGAGATTTGGTTCTCCACATCATCCTGTCCAAAATCGGTCCTGAGAACACAGCGAGAGTGGCTTGCGTCAGCAAACGCCTCAAGGTCTCCGCCTCCGAGGACTCCCTCTGGTCAATCTTCTGTTCCCTTGATCTCAACATCTCTACTCCTCTTGATCCCCATGGAGACCCTTCTCCTTCCTTCAAG ATGGCATACCAGTCATGGAGGGAGTCCTTTATAATGTATCCATGGCACCTCGTCAAACGCGTTAGCCATTGTTGGGACAACCTCAAACTATGGTTGAGCCTAAACTTCCCTGAAGCAGAGGCAACACTGAGAAAAGGAGCCACAGAGGAGGATCTTGAAGAGTTTGAGTCTGCTCTCAAGGTCAAACTTCCTCTCCCCACAAGGCTTCTCTACCGTTTCGTCGACGGCCAAGAGCCGCCGCCTCCTTCCTCCTCCCCCTCCAGTGGTCTTGATGGGTCTCTAGGCCTTATTGGTGGTTACTCTGTGTACTCTCATGATGTTAATGTCTACTTGCTACCTCTCAAGGAAGTTATAAGGGAGACCAATGAGACAATGAGTGATCTCGGTGTCTCCAACGGATCGAACTTTATCGCTGTGGCTGCATCCGCTACGGCTAGTTTGAAAATGTTTTTCCTTGACTGCAGTGACGGGCAGCTTTATACTAGGACAAGTACACGCCAAATGCTTCCATGTGTGCCTGAGATCAACGGTGATCAGCAGCAGGATGGTATGCTGCGTTGGTTGGAAGAACATGGCAGGAGGTTACAGAGCGGTGTTATAAAAGTCCGTGAGGAGGATAACATCAAGAGTATCAGTTTGTTCCCGGAGGTTCCTCCCTTGTGTTCTGTCGCTGTAACGAACGGTGTGCAG GTGCGTGCCTCGTCTGTGTTTATCCCTGAAGTATCTAATCTTCGTGCTCAGCCACCGGCTTACTGGTATGCTTACTCCATCCGCATGTCTCTCGTCCCAGAAGGATGCTTCTTGAACGGGAGACATCATAGCTCTTGTCAATTGTATTGGAGGCATTGGATTATCCGAGCTGATGATGAGGTGATAGATAAAGTCAATGGAGAAGCTGTGATAGGAAAG TACCCTCTCTTACAAGCCGAGGAAGAAGAGTTTGTGTATGAGAGTTGTTCAAATTTTCCAACAACTAGTGGATCCATTGAAGGATCTTTCACCTTTATACCTGGAAG TTTGAAGGATCCAAAAGGGAGTCAATTCGAAGTCAAAGTCGAAGAGTTTCCTCTGAAGTTACCGGACTACATCTTCTAA
- the LOC106307201 gene encoding uncharacterized protein LOC106307201 isoform X2 — MKNLLYGRITYLNSVKGEGMAPTMGSHDNTLLVRKLPDVDTRCLVFCLSGYVSVGDAVVLKDPNETHKYLVRRLAALQGSEMVSSDEKDKPFVLKKDQCWVVAENKEMKSKEAYDSRSFGPVSLADIVGRAIYCMRTAVDHGPVSNSEFSMQKDSPILAVELDVDELAKDHKA, encoded by the exons ATGAAGAATCTACTCTATGGAAGAATCACCTACTTAAACTCAGTTAAAGGAGAAGGGATGGCCCCAACCATGGGATCACATGATAACACACTCCTTGTCCGTAAGCTACCTGATGTTGATACAAG ATGTCTTGTTTTTTGTTTGTCTGGGTACGTTTCCGTTGGAGATGCTGTTGTCTTGAAGGACCCGAATGAGACACATAAGTATCTAGTCAGAAGACTAGCAGCTTTACAAGGATCCGAAATGGTCTCAAGTGATGAGAAGGACAAGCCTTTTGTTCTCAAAAAGGATCAGTGCTGGGTCGTTGCTGAGAACAAAGAGATGAAATCTAAG GAAGCATACGATAGTAGATCATTTGGTCCGGTTTCACTGGCGGACATAGTAGGAAGAGCTATATATTGTATGAGGACAGCCGTGGATCATGGTCCAGTAAGTAACAG TGAATTTTCCATGCAAAAGGATTCTCCAATCCTGGCGGTAGAACTTGACGTGGATGAATTGGCTAAAGACCACAAGGCGTAG
- the LOC106307201 gene encoding uncharacterized protein LOC106307201 isoform X1, with translation MAYISNWVRYMAHKLEYSLTLGLKNHTQGRVIDREFISVVMKNLLYGRITYLNSVKGEGMAPTMGSHDNTLLVRKLPDVDTRCLVFCLSGYVSVGDAVVLKDPNETHKYLVRRLAALQGSEMVSSDEKDKPFVLKKDQCWVVAENKEMKSKEAYDSRSFGPVSLADIVGRAIYCMRTAVDHGPVSNSEFSMQKDSPILAVELDVDELAKDHKA, from the exons ATGGCGTACATCTCGAATTGGGTCAGATACATGGCTCACAAGCTGGAGTACTCTCTCACTCTCGGCCTCAAG AATCATACTCAAGGGAGGGTCATTGACCGGGAATTCATTAGTGTAGTCATGAAGAATCTACTCTATGGAAGAATCACCTACTTAAACTCAGTTAAAGGAGAAGGGATGGCCCCAACCATGGGATCACATGATAACACACTCCTTGTCCGTAAGCTACCTGATGTTGATACAAG ATGTCTTGTTTTTTGTTTGTCTGGGTACGTTTCCGTTGGAGATGCTGTTGTCTTGAAGGACCCGAATGAGACACATAAGTATCTAGTCAGAAGACTAGCAGCTTTACAAGGATCCGAAATGGTCTCAAGTGATGAGAAGGACAAGCCTTTTGTTCTCAAAAAGGATCAGTGCTGGGTCGTTGCTGAGAACAAAGAGATGAAATCTAAG GAAGCATACGATAGTAGATCATTTGGTCCGGTTTCACTGGCGGACATAGTAGGAAGAGCTATATATTGTATGAGGACAGCCGTGGATCATGGTCCAGTAAGTAACAG TGAATTTTCCATGCAAAAGGATTCTCCAATCCTGGCGGTAGAACTTGACGTGGATGAATTGGCTAAAGACCACAAGGCGTAG
- the LOC106307200 gene encoding target of Myb protein 1-like, translating into MDKLKIAEWGEKLKTGGAQMSRMVSEKVKDILQAPTLESKMVDEATLETLEEPNWGMNMRICAQINNQEFNATEIVRAIKRKISGKSPVSQRLSLELLEACAMNCDKIFSEVASEGVLDEMVWLVKNGEGDSENRSRAFQLIRAWGRSKDLAYLPVFKQTYMSLEGENGLNARSEENPMAGAGQSSLESLMQRPVPVPPPGSYPVPNQEQARGDDGGGFDYSFGNLSIKDKKEQIEITRNSLELLSSMLNTDGKPNHTEDELTVSLMEKCKQSQPLIQMIIESTTDDESVLFEALHLNDELQRVLSIYEKTDETEKKASMVEQESSGSKDAGGPKPAEEHLVKQKDEHQESPGSSNKTGKEDKQQVKIELGLSSDEDEK; encoded by the exons ATGGACAAATTGAAGATAGCTGAATGGGGAGAGAAGCTGAAGACAGGAGGAGCTCAGATGAGCAGAATGGTGAGCGAGAAAGTCAAAGACATCCTCCAAGCTCCCACCTTGGAATCCAAAATGGTTGATGAAGCCACTCTGGAGACTCTCGAGGAGCCTAATTGGGGAATGAACATGAGGATATGCGCTCAGATCAACAACCAGGAGTTCAACGCCACCGAGATCGTCAGGGCCATCAAGAGGAAGATCTCTGGTAAAAGCCCTGTGAGCCAAAGGCTGAGCCTTGAGCTTCTCGAGGCTTGTGCTATGAACTGTGACAAGATCTTCTCTGAAGTTGCTTCTGAGGGAGTTCTTGATGAGATGGTTTGGTTGGTTAAGAACGGAGAGGGTGATTCTGAGAATAGAAGCAGGGCTTTTCAGCTTATTAGAGCTTGGGGACGGTCTAAAGATCTTGCTTACCTTCCTGTCTTCAAGCAGACTTATATG AGCTTGGAGGGAGAGAATGGTTTAAACGCTCGTAGCGAGGAGAATCCAATGGCAGGAGCAGGACAAAGTTCTCTGGAGTCTCTTATGCAACGGCCTGTTCCAGTTCCTCCACCTGGTAGCTATCCGGTTCCTAATCAAGAACAGGCTCGTGGAGACGATGGTGGTGGTTTTGACTATAGCTTTGGAAACTTGTCGATCAAGGATAAGAAAGAACAGATTGAGATTACAAGGAACAGCCTCGAGTTGCTCTCTAGCATGTTGAACACTGATGGGAAGCCGAATCACACAGAG GACGAGCTAACGGTAAGCCTTATGGAGAAATGCAAGCAGTCACAGCCGTTGATTCAAATGATCATAGAGAGCACAACGGACGACGAGAGTGTCCTTTTTGAGGCTCTGCATCTGAACGATGAGCTCCAACGCGTTCTGTCTATTTACGAGAAGACTGATGAAACTGAGAAGAAGGCGTCCATGGTGGAACAAGAATCATCAGGAAGCAAAGATGCTGGTGGTCCGAAACCAGCAGAAGAACATCTTGTGAAACAAAAGGATGAACATCAAGAATCACCAGGATCCTCCAACAAGACTGGTAAAGAAGATAAGCAGCAGGTGAAAATAGAACTCGGGTTATCGAGTGATGAAGATGAGAAATGA
- the LOC106311833 gene encoding 116 kDa U5 small nuclear ribonucleoprotein component, whose protein sequence is MDDSLYDEFGNYIGPEIESDRESDDEIEDEEFQDKHPEEDVSDGEHPPGGSNGWITTINDVEMDNQIVLPEDKKYYPTAEEVYGEDVETLVMDEDEQPLEMPIIKPVRDVRFEVGVKDSTTYVSTQFLVGLMSNPALVRNVALVGHLQHGKTVFMDMLVEQTHHMSTFNAKNEKHMKYTDTRVDEQERNISIKAVPMSLVLEDSRSKSYLCNVIDTPGHVNFSDEMTASLRLSDGAVLIVDAAEGVMVNTERAIRHAIQDHLPIVVVINKVDRLITELKLPPRDAYYKLRHTIEVINNHISAASTTAGNLPLIDPAAGNVCFASGTAGWSFTLQSFAKLYSKLHGVDMDVDKFASKLWGDVYYHPDTRAFKRNPPVGGGERAFVQFILEPLYKIYSQVIGEHKKSVETTLAELGVTLSNSAYKLNVRPLLRLACSSVFGSSSGFTDMLVKQIPSPKEAAARKVDHAYTGPKDSAIYEAMVECDPSGPLMVNVTKLYPKSDTSVFDVFGRVYSGTLRTGQSVRVLGEGYSPEDEEDMTVKEVTKLWIYQARYRIPVSSAPPGSWVLIEGVDASIMKTATLCNENYDEDVFIFRALQFNTLPVVKTATEPLNPSELPKMVEGLRKISKSYPLAITKVEESGEHTILGTGELYLDSIMKDLRELYSEVEVKVADPVVSFCETVVESSSMKCFAETPNKKNKITMIAEPLDRGLAEDIENGVVSIDWNRKQLGDFFKTKYDWDLLAARSIWAFGPDKQGPNILLDDTLPTEVDKNLMMAVKDSIVQGFQWGAREGPLCDEPIRNVKFKIVDAWIAPEPLHRGSGQMIPTARRVAYSSFLMATPRLMEPVYYVEIQTPIDCVTAIYTVLSRRRGHVTSDVPQPGTPAYIVKAFLPVIESFGFETDLRYHTQGQAFCVSVFDHWAIVPGDPLDKSILLRPLEPAPIQHLAREFMVKTRRRKGMSEDVSGNKFFDEAMMVELAQQTGDLHLQMM, encoded by the exons ATGGATGATAGCTTGTATGATGAGTTCGGCAACTACATTGGACCTGAGATCGAGTCTGACAGAGAGAGTGATGACGAAATAGAAGACGAGGAGTTTCAAGATAAGCACCCCGAAGAGGATGTATCAGATGGAGAACATCCCCCTGGGGGTTCTAACGGCTGGATCACCACGATCAACGACGTGGAGATGGACAACCAGATTGTTCTCCCCGAGGATAAAAAGTACTATCCCACCGCGGAGGAAGTTTACGGGGAGGACGTTGAGACGTTAGTCATGGACGAGGACGAGCAGCCTCTCGAGATGCCGATTATCAAACCTGTCAGAGACGTCAGATTCGAGGTGGGCGTGAAGGATTCTACTACCTACGTGTCGACGCAGTTTCTCGTCGGCCTCATGTCTAATCCGGCGCTTGTGAGGAATGTTGCTCTCGTGGGGCATCTGCAGCATGGGAAGACTGTGTTCATGGATATGTTGGTTGAGCAGACGCACCATATGTCTACTTTTAATGCTAAAAACGAGAAGCACATGAAGTATACAGACACGAGAGTTGATGAGCAGGAGAGGAACATTTCGATCAAGGCGGTTCCGATGTCGCTTGTCCTTGAGGATAGCAGGTCTAAATCGTATCTGTGCAATGTTATAGATACCCCGGGTCATGTGAATTTCTCTGATGAGATGACTGCTTCTCTAAGACTCTCTGATGGTGCTGTTCTAATTGTTGACGCTGCTGAAGGAGTGATG GTGAACACTGAGAGGGCTATAAGACATGCAATCCAAGATCATCTTCCTATTGTCGTTGTGATCAACAAG GTTGACAGGCTCATAACCGAGCTCAAACTGCCTCCAAGGGATGCTTATTACAAGCTGAGGCATACAATTGAAGTCATTAATAACCACATATCTGCTGCTTCGACGACTGCTGGGAACTTACCCCTCATAGACCCTGCAGCTGGGAATGTTTGCTTTGCCAGTGGTACTGCCGGATGGTCCTTCACGCTGCAGTCTTTTGCTAAACTGTATTCGAAGCTTCATGGGGTGGACATGGACGTGGATAAGTTTGCATCTAAGCTTTGGGGAGATGTGTATTATCACCCTGATACTAGGGCGTTCAAGAGAAATCCTCCAGTAGGTGGTGGAGAAAGAGCATTTGTTCAGTTTATTCTGGAGCCTCTTTACAAGATATACAGCCAAGTGATAGGTGAACACAAGAAGAGTGTAGAGACCACCCTTGCAGAACTAGGAGTGACCCTGAGTAATAGTGCATATAAGCTGAACGTCAGACCTCTGCTTAGGTTAGCCTGTAGCTCAGTCTTTGGTTCGTCATCAGGCTTCACTGATATGTTGGTAAAGCAAATTCCTTCTCCCAAAGAGGCTGCAGCTAGAAAAGTGGACCACGCCTACACTGGACCCAAAGATTCTGCCATTTATGAAGCAATGGTAGAATGTGATCCGTCTGGACCTCTCATGGTTAATGTGACAAAGCTGTACCCCAAATCAGATACGAGCGTGTTTGATGTATTTGGAAGAGTTTACAGCGGTACGCTTCGGACAGGGCAAAGCGTACGTGTACTAGGAGAAGGGTATTCACCTGAAGATGAAGAGGACATGACTGTAAAAGAAGTGACCAAGCTGTGGATATATCAAGCTAGGTACAGAATACCTGTAAGCAGCGCCCCTCCCGGTTCGTGGGTTCTTATTGAAGGCGTTGATGCGTCCATCATGAAGACTGCAACCCTCTGCAATGAGAACTACGACGAAGATGTCTTCATATTCCGGGCTCTCCAATTTAATACCCTTCCGGTTGTCAAGACTGCTACTGAGCCTTTGAATCCTAGTGAGCTGCCTAAAATGGTGGAAGGGCTTAGGAAGATTAGCAAAAGCTATCCCCTTGCTATTACCAAAGTTGAGGAGTCTGGTGAACATACTATTCTAGGCACAGGGGAGTTGTACTTGGATTCTATCATGAAGGATCTCAGGGAGCTCTATTCAGAGGTCGAAGTAAAG GTCGCAGATCCGGTTGTCTCCTTCTGTGAGACAGTGGTTGAATCTTCGTCGATGAAGTGTTTTGCTGAGACACCGAACAAAAAGAACAAAATAACTATG ATCGCAGAGCCATTGGATAGAGGACTCGCAGAGGACATTGAGAATGGTGTCGTAAGCATTGACTGGAACAGGAAACAACTTGGGGACTTCTTCAAGACGAAATATGACTGGGATCTACTTGCAGCGCGTTCCATTTGGGCGTTTGGCCCTGACAAACAG GGTCCAAATATTTTGCTGGATGACACACTCCCAACTGAGGTTGACAAGAACTTGATGATGGCAGTGAAAGACTCCATTGTTCAAGG GTTCCAGTGGGGGGCGCGAGAAGGACCACTGTGTGATGAGCCCATCAGGAATGTCAAGTTCAAGATTGTAGATGCCTGGATAGCACCAGAGCCGTTGCACCGAGGATCTGGTCAGATGATTCCAACAGCACGTCGTGTTGCTTACTCCTCCTTCCTCATGGCGACTCCGAGGCTAATGGAACCTGTTTACTATGTGGAG ATACAAACACCAATAGACTGTGTAACTGCCATCTACACGGTCCTGTCACGAAGACGAGGTCATGTGACATCGGATGTTCCTCAGCCCGGTACTCCGGCGTATATCGTGAAG GCTTTCTTGCCAGTGATAGAGTCATTCGGGTTTGAGACGGATCTCAGATACCACACACAGGGACAAGCCTTCTGCGTATCAGTCTTTGACCACTGGGCCATAGTTCCAGGAGATCCTCTCGACAAATCCATCCTATTGCGCCCACTTGAGCCAGCCCCCATCCAGCACCTAGCTCGCGAGTTCATGGTTAAGACCCGCCGTAGAAAG GGAATGAGCGAGGACGTGAGCGGGAACAAGTTCTTCGACGAGGCAATGATGGTGGAGCTAGCGCAGCAGACGGGTGATCTGCATCTGCAGATGATGTGA